The following are encoded together in the Streptomyces sp. NBC_00358 genome:
- a CDS encoding NCS2 family permease gives MSTSAATKAPAPQEPESRPTQSTLDRYFKISERGSSLPREIRGGFATFFAMAYIIVLNPIILGSAKDMYGHHLDNGQLVTATALTAAFTTLLMGVIGNVPIALAAGLGVNTVVALQLAPRMSWPDAMGMVVLAGFIVMLLVATGLRERVMNAVPLGLRKGIAIGIGLFIMLIGLVDSGFVTRIPDIAQTTVPLQLGTDGHLHGWPVLIFILGTLLTLALIVRKVPGAILISIVTMTVAAVIINSVTTIPSWGLTTPKWPGNPVASPDFGLIGQFSLFGGFSKVGVLTGILFVFTVLLSCFFDAMGTIMGISDEAKLTDAQGNMPGINKVLFVDGIAVAAGGASSSSATTCFVESTAGVGEGARTGFANVVTGALFAVALFLTPVATMVPSQAATPALIAVGFLIMSHSVKEIDWADYTIAIPAFVTMMMMPFTYSITNGIGMGFITFVVLRLAAGRGRDIPVAMYVVSAVFTFYYLMPALGLT, from the coding sequence ATGTCCACCTCGGCCGCCACCAAGGCCCCCGCCCCGCAGGAGCCGGAGTCCCGGCCCACGCAGAGCACCCTCGACCGCTACTTCAAGATCTCCGAGCGGGGCTCCAGCCTCCCGCGCGAGATCCGCGGCGGTTTCGCCACCTTCTTCGCGATGGCGTACATCATCGTGCTGAACCCGATCATCCTGGGCAGCGCGAAGGACATGTACGGGCACCACCTCGACAACGGGCAGCTCGTCACCGCGACCGCGCTGACCGCGGCCTTCACCACCCTCCTCATGGGCGTCATCGGCAACGTGCCGATCGCGCTGGCGGCGGGCCTCGGCGTGAACACGGTCGTCGCCCTCCAGCTCGCGCCCCGGATGTCCTGGCCCGACGCCATGGGAATGGTGGTCCTCGCGGGCTTCATCGTGATGCTCCTGGTCGCCACCGGTCTGCGCGAACGCGTCATGAACGCGGTGCCGCTCGGCCTGCGCAAGGGCATCGCGATCGGCATCGGCCTGTTCATCATGCTGATCGGCCTGGTCGACTCCGGCTTCGTCACCCGCATCCCGGACATCGCCCAGACGACGGTCCCGCTCCAGCTCGGCACCGACGGTCACCTGCACGGCTGGCCGGTCCTGATCTTCATCCTCGGCACCCTGCTGACCCTCGCGCTGATCGTGCGCAAGGTGCCCGGCGCGATCCTCATCTCGATCGTCACCATGACGGTCGCCGCGGTGATCATCAACTCCGTCACCACCATCCCGTCCTGGGGTCTGACCACCCCGAAGTGGCCCGGCAACCCGGTCGCCAGCCCGGACTTCGGCCTGATCGGCCAGTTCAGCCTGTTCGGCGGGTTCAGCAAGGTCGGCGTGCTGACCGGCATCCTGTTCGTCTTCACCGTGCTGCTGTCGTGCTTCTTCGACGCGATGGGCACGATCATGGGCATCAGCGACGAGGCCAAGCTGACGGACGCGCAGGGCAACATGCCCGGCATCAACAAGGTCCTCTTCGTCGACGGCATCGCCGTCGCCGCGGGCGGCGCCTCCTCCTCCTCGGCCACCACCTGCTTCGTGGAGTCCACGGCCGGTGTCGGCGAGGGTGCCCGCACGGGCTTCGCGAACGTGGTCACCGGCGCGCTCTTCGCCGTCGCCCTGTTCCTGACCCCCGTCGCCACGATGGTCCCGTCCCAGGCCGCCACCCCCGCGCTGATCGCGGTCGGCTTCCTGATCATGTCCCACTCGGTCAAGGAGATCGACTGGGCGGACTACACGATCGCCATCCCGGCCTTCGTGACCATGATGATGATGCCGTTCACCTACTCGATCACCAACGGCATCGGGATGGGCTTCATCACCTTCGTCGTGCTGCGCCTGGCGGCGGGCCGCGGCCGTGACATCCCGGTCGCCATGTACGTGGTGTCGGCGGTGTTCACCTTCTACTACCTCATGCCGGCCCTCGGCCTGACCTGA
- a CDS encoding DUF2530 domain-containing protein: protein MAKWTPKHEAPEPLEGPVVATITGGTILWFVLFLVQVPFYGWFDDHGHLWWLWTCLAGAGLGLIGIWYVRKRDAAIKRAAAAGSPATPATE from the coding sequence ATGGCGAAGTGGACCCCCAAGCACGAGGCGCCGGAGCCCCTGGAGGGCCCCGTCGTCGCCACCATCACGGGCGGCACGATCCTCTGGTTCGTCCTCTTCCTGGTGCAGGTGCCGTTCTACGGCTGGTTCGACGACCACGGACACCTGTGGTGGCTGTGGACGTGCCTGGCCGGCGCGGGCCTCGGACTGATCGGCATCTGGTACGTCCGCAAGCGCGACGCCGCGATCAAGCGGGCCGCGGCCGCCGGGTCCCCGGCCACTCCCGCGACGGAGTAG
- a CDS encoding SGNH/GDSL hydrolase family protein produces the protein MLRFMPVGDSMTIGSAGEHTWRYRMWQHLRATYGGPFKIVGPRETLYDKATESPDSYDYADPEFPRAHLAGWGEGWLHMAPLIREAVRAQRADVLLVSLGLIDLGFYTNAVQTAENARAFVAEARAANPRVRMVLLPVIPNVRAETDAPFATQVTAFNELLAKTVADLDEPRSPLLLASPPASYDVTFDTYDGTHPNANGEHKIAEGFAEAMHQAWDLGEPYTAQPA, from the coding sequence ATGCTCAGGTTCATGCCCGTCGGCGACTCCATGACGATCGGTAGCGCGGGCGAACACACATGGCGTTACCGAATGTGGCAGCATCTGCGCGCGACGTACGGGGGCCCGTTCAAGATCGTCGGTCCGCGCGAGACGCTCTACGACAAGGCGACGGAGTCCCCCGACTCGTACGACTACGCGGACCCGGAGTTCCCCCGCGCGCACCTGGCCGGCTGGGGCGAGGGCTGGCTGCACATGGCCCCGCTGATCCGCGAGGCGGTCCGCGCGCAGCGTGCCGACGTCCTGCTGGTGTCCCTCGGGCTCATCGACCTCGGCTTCTACACGAACGCCGTCCAGACCGCCGAGAACGCCCGCGCCTTCGTCGCGGAGGCCCGCGCCGCCAACCCGCGCGTCCGCATGGTCCTGCTCCCGGTGATACCGAACGTCCGCGCCGAGACCGACGCGCCCTTCGCCACCCAGGTCACCGCGTTCAACGAGCTGCTCGCCAAGACGGTCGCCGACCTCGACGAGCCGCGCTCCCCGCTGCTGCTGGCGTCCCCGCCCGCCTCGTACGACGTCACCTTCGACACGTACGACGGCACCCATCCGAACGCGAACGGCGAGCACAAGATCGCGGAGGGTTTCGCGGAGGCGATGCACCAGGCCTGGGACCTGGGCGAGCCGTACACGGCCCAACCCGCCTGA
- a CDS encoding WD40 repeat domain-containing protein encodes MRRSPSFVSGATAGAVAGAALVVALAAPALADGGDGGFTIKDPRIKESSGLAASRLHPGIYWTHNDSDDGPYLYAVDSRTGRTVATVTMSGVGAPRDVEAISIGPDGDLYAGDIGDNLGGKWDHVWIYKLPEPKVLKDQTIRATQYVVKYSDGPRNAEALMVHPKTGRVYIADKNEDGGHLYEGPARLSATGTNIFRPVATIDLWVTDGAFSPDGRQLAVRGYFGGIAYTWNDGRIKRQSRLNVPLQGQGESITYTTDGSKLMYGSEGADSPVQPEDAPGTGGSGSKSPSKDGGSAAAGGNGGLGGGIKFGAIAVAALFAVFLGFRRLLRRG; translated from the coding sequence ATGCGCCGATCGCCCTCGTTCGTGTCCGGAGCCACCGCCGGAGCCGTTGCCGGAGCCGCCCTCGTCGTCGCCCTGGCGGCGCCCGCCCTCGCCGACGGCGGGGACGGCGGGTTCACCATCAAGGACCCCCGGATCAAGGAGTCCAGCGGCCTGGCCGCCTCACGCCTCCACCCCGGCATCTACTGGACCCACAACGACAGCGACGACGGGCCCTATCTGTACGCCGTCGACAGCAGGACCGGCCGGACCGTCGCCACGGTCACCATGAGCGGGGTCGGCGCGCCCCGGGACGTCGAGGCGATCTCCATCGGCCCCGACGGCGACCTCTACGCCGGTGACATCGGCGACAACCTCGGCGGCAAGTGGGACCACGTGTGGATCTACAAGCTCCCCGAGCCCAAGGTGCTCAAGGACCAGACGATCCGCGCCACCCAGTACGTCGTGAAGTACTCCGACGGCCCCCGCAACGCGGAGGCGCTGATGGTGCATCCCAAGACGGGGCGCGTCTACATCGCCGACAAGAACGAGGACGGCGGCCACCTGTACGAGGGTCCCGCCCGTCTCTCCGCGACCGGCACCAACATCTTCAGGCCCGTCGCCACCATCGACCTCTGGGTCACCGACGGCGCCTTCTCGCCCGACGGCCGGCAGCTCGCCGTACGCGGCTACTTCGGCGGCATCGCGTACACCTGGAACGACGGCCGGATCAAACGGCAGAGCCGGCTGAACGTACCCCTCCAGGGCCAGGGCGAGTCCATCACGTACACCACCGACGGATCGAAGCTCATGTACGGCAGCGAGGGCGCGGACAGCCCCGTACAGCCGGAGGACGCGCCCGGTACCGGCGGCTCCGGCTCCAAGTCGCCCTCCAAGGACGGCGGTTCGGCCGCGGCGGGCGGGAACGGCGGCCTGGGCGGCGGGATCAAGTTCGGCGCCATCGCGGTCGCCGCCCTCTTCGCGGTGTTCCTCGGCTTCAGGAGGCTGCTGCGCCGCGGCTGA
- the thpR gene encoding RNA 2',3'-cyclic phosphodiesterase has translation MRLFAAVLPPADAVRELAPEVDALRRMPGADTLRWTGRPGWHFTLAFYGEVADDVVPDLAERLLRAARRTDPFPLSLHGGGHFGGRALWVGAAGGLETMRLLADRAEAAGRKAGVEMEEHRRYRPHLTVARSRDSADFKPYVAALDTFAGKPWTVGELCLVRSNLPVSGVPGEQPRYETVTSRPLGAGDGTDRAAG, from the coding sequence ATGAGACTCTTCGCGGCGGTACTGCCCCCGGCCGATGCGGTGCGTGAACTCGCCCCGGAAGTGGACGCGTTGCGGCGGATGCCGGGCGCGGACACGCTGCGCTGGACGGGCCGGCCCGGCTGGCACTTCACCCTCGCGTTCTACGGCGAGGTGGCGGACGACGTCGTCCCGGACCTCGCGGAACGGCTGCTCCGGGCCGCCCGTCGCACCGACCCCTTCCCGCTGTCCCTGCACGGCGGCGGGCACTTCGGCGGGCGGGCCCTGTGGGTGGGGGCCGCCGGTGGCCTGGAGACCATGCGGCTGCTGGCCGACCGGGCGGAGGCGGCGGGCCGCAAGGCGGGCGTCGAGATGGAGGAGCACCGCCGCTACCGGCCGCATCTGACGGTGGCCCGCAGCCGTGACTCCGCGGACTTCAAGCCGTACGTCGCCGCCCTGGACACCTTCGCCGGGAAGCCCTGGACCGTGGGTGAGCTGTGTCTCGTCCGCAGCAACCTGCCGGTGTCGGGAGTGCCCGGTGAGCAGCCCCGATACGAGACGGTGACGAGCCGGCCGCTGGGGGCGGGCGACGGGACCGACCGCGCGGCCGGTTAA
- a CDS encoding MarR family winged helix-turn-helix transcriptional regulator, whose protein sequence is MPDLTHGDDEAAVNALRSAVMRLSRRLKHQRVDESLSPTEMSVLGTLARCGSATPGELARKEHVQPPSMTRIVALLEAKELVRLEPHPEDRRQKVVTQTDKAEAMLEESRRKRNAFLAGLVEGLDEDEWAKLREAAPVLEKLAHI, encoded by the coding sequence ATGCCTGACCTCACCCATGGCGACGACGAGGCCGCCGTGAACGCCTTGCGCTCCGCAGTGATGCGGTTGTCGCGTCGACTCAAGCACCAGCGGGTCGACGAGTCGCTGAGCCCCACCGAGATGTCGGTGCTCGGCACCCTCGCCCGCTGCGGCAGTGCCACGCCCGGCGAACTCGCCCGCAAGGAACACGTGCAGCCCCCGTCGATGACCCGTATCGTCGCGCTGCTCGAAGCCAAGGAGCTCGTCAGGCTGGAGCCGCACCCCGAGGACCGGCGCCAGAAGGTCGTGACGCAGACCGACAAGGCGGAGGCGATGCTCGAAGAGAGCCGCCGCAAGCGGAACGCGTTCCTGGCCGGACTGGTCGAGGGCCTCGACGAGGACGAATGGGCGAAGCTCCGCGAAGCCGCCCCCGTCCTGGAGAAGCTCGCGCACATCTGA
- a CDS encoding BrnA antitoxin family protein: protein MGTSVLSLRMDGELLDRLRQHAAKRGMSVQDYVVRTLIRDDFDERFQTAVEETEKFYGVT, encoded by the coding sequence ATGGGGACCAGTGTGCTCAGCCTGCGTATGGACGGGGAGCTGCTCGACCGGCTCCGACAACATGCCGCGAAACGCGGAATGAGCGTCCAGGACTATGTGGTCCGGACGCTCATTCGCGACGACTTCGACGAGCGGTTCCAGACCGCCGTCGAGGAGACGGAGAAGTTCTACGGGGTCACCTGA
- a CDS encoding MFS transporter, translating to MSTGPGAHSAPAPATHDPTAARDSPRSTSMFSSLKIRNYRLFFLGQVVSNTGTWMQRIAQDWLVLSLTGSSAAVGITTALQFLPMLLFGLYGGVLVDRLPKRPTLLVTQTAMALTGLALAFLTLSGHVQVWHVYVAAFAVGMATVVDNPARQSFVSEMVGPGQLQNAVSLNSANFQSARLVGPAVAGLLITGVGTGWAFLLNGLSFVAPMAGLLLMRARELHVVERAPRGKGQLREGLRYVAGRPELIWPIVLVGFIGTFGFNFPVWLSAYADDIFHSGAGAYSLFNTLMALGSLAGALLAARRGTARLRLLIAAAVAFGALEVVAATAPTLWLFALLMVPIGIFGLTVNVTANTSVQMATDPAMRGRVMALFMMVFVGGTPLGAPLIGWVTDVYGPRLGFALGGLVSMAAATAIGLVLARLGGLRVSLGWHHGRPRIRFVPRAQSEEQLATAA from the coding sequence TTGAGTACGGGACCCGGAGCACACTCCGCCCCCGCACCAGCCACCCACGACCCCACAGCCGCCCGCGACTCCCCCCGCTCCACCTCGATGTTCAGCTCGCTGAAGATCCGGAACTACCGTCTGTTCTTCCTGGGCCAGGTCGTCTCCAACACCGGCACCTGGATGCAGCGCATCGCCCAGGACTGGCTGGTGCTGAGCCTCACCGGCTCCTCCGCCGCCGTCGGTATCACCACCGCGCTCCAGTTCCTGCCGATGCTGCTCTTCGGGCTGTACGGCGGTGTCCTCGTCGACCGTCTCCCCAAGCGCCCCACGCTGCTGGTGACCCAGACGGCGATGGCCCTCACCGGCCTCGCGCTCGCCTTCCTCACCCTCTCCGGCCACGTCCAGGTCTGGCACGTCTATGTCGCCGCGTTCGCCGTCGGTATGGCCACCGTCGTCGACAACCCGGCACGCCAGTCCTTCGTCTCCGAGATGGTCGGCCCCGGCCAGCTTCAGAACGCGGTCAGCCTGAACTCGGCCAACTTCCAGTCCGCGCGGCTGGTCGGCCCCGCCGTCGCGGGCCTGCTCATCACCGGGGTCGGCACCGGCTGGGCCTTCCTTCTGAACGGCCTGTCGTTCGTGGCCCCCATGGCGGGCCTGCTGCTGATGCGCGCCCGTGAACTGCATGTCGTCGAGCGGGCGCCGCGCGGCAAGGGCCAGCTCCGCGAAGGCCTCCGCTACGTCGCCGGCCGCCCCGAACTGATCTGGCCGATCGTTCTCGTCGGCTTCATCGGCACCTTCGGCTTCAACTTCCCCGTCTGGCTGTCGGCGTACGCGGACGACATCTTCCACTCGGGCGCGGGCGCCTACAGCCTCTTCAACACGCTGATGGCGCTCGGCTCGCTGGCCGGCGCGCTGCTCGCCGCCCGGCGCGGCACGGCCCGGCTCCGCCTGCTGATCGCGGCGGCGGTCGCCTTCGGCGCGCTGGAGGTGGTGGCGGCGACGGCTCCCACACTCTGGCTGTTCGCGCTCCTGATGGTGCCGATCGGCATCTTCGGACTGACGGTGAACGTCACCGCGAACACCTCGGTCCAGATGGCCACCGACCCGGCCATGCGCGGCCGCGTCATGGCGCTGTTCATGATGGTCTTCGTGGGCGGCACACCGCTGGGCGCGCCGCTGATCGGCTGGGTCACCGACGTCTACGGACCCCGGCTGGGCTTCGCGCTCGGCGGACTGGTCTCGATGGCCGCGGCGACGGCCATCGGTCTGGTGCTGGCCCGCCTGGGCGGCCTGCGGGTCTCCCTGGGCTGGCACCACGGCAGGCCCAGGATCCGCTTCGTCCCGCGCGCGCAGAGCGAGGAGCAGCTCGCCACCGCCGCGTGA
- a CDS encoding cation-translocating P-type ATPase, which yields MTHIDAGAELDPVHPVPIPASRRAEGLSAAEVAERVARGEVNDVPVRSSRSVGEIVRANVFTRFNAIIGVLWLIMLFVAPFQDSLFGYVIIANTGIGIIQEWRAKKTLDSLAVVGEVKPTVRRDGVAAEISTSQIVLGDLIEIGPGDKVAVDGTCAEADGLEIDESLLTGEADPVVKHAGDPVMSGSFVVAGSGAFTATKVGREAYAAQLAEEASRFTLVHSELRSGISTILKYVTWMMIPTAIGLVISQLVVKQHGFKDSVARTVGGIVPMVPEGLVLLTSVAFAIGVIRLGRKQCLVQELPAIEGLARIDTVCLDKTGTLTEGGMDVTELRPLEGADEPYLRRVLGALGESDPRPNASLQAIIAAYPDSEEWRCTQSLPFSSARKYSGAGFSEGNGESSTWLLGAPDVLLPAGDAALAETERLNEEGLRVLLLARTTKDLDDPGVAEAARPAALVVLEQRLRPDAADTLRYFADQDVKAKVISGDNAVSVGAVAGKLGLTGEVMDARRLPDGPQEMAESLEKGTVFGRVTPQQKRDMVAALQSRGHTVAMTGDGVNDVLALKDADIGVSMGSGSEATRAVAQIVLLNNSFSTLPSVVGEGRRVIGNITRVATLFLVKTVYSVLLAVLVVCWQVEYPFLPRHLTLLSTLTIGIPAFFLALAPNKERAQPHFVRRVMRYSIPGGVVAGVATFVMYLIARHYYTGDGSLEAETSAATLTLFLVSMWVLAIIARPYTWWRICLVASMGGAFVLVLVVPKLQHFFALKLVGATMPWVAVLISVVAAAVLEFLWRWVDRRVPA from the coding sequence ATGACCCACATCGACGCGGGAGCCGAACTCGATCCCGTGCACCCCGTGCCCATACCCGCCTCCCGGCGGGCCGAGGGGTTGTCGGCCGCCGAAGTGGCCGAGCGGGTCGCGCGCGGAGAGGTGAACGACGTCCCGGTGCGCAGCAGCCGCTCCGTGGGCGAGATCGTCCGGGCGAACGTCTTCACCCGGTTCAACGCGATCATCGGCGTGCTCTGGCTGATCATGCTGTTCGTGGCGCCGTTCCAGGACAGCCTGTTCGGCTACGTGATCATCGCCAACACCGGCATCGGCATCATCCAGGAGTGGCGGGCGAAGAAGACGCTGGACTCGCTCGCGGTCGTCGGCGAGGTGAAACCGACCGTCCGCAGGGACGGGGTCGCCGCCGAGATCAGTACGTCGCAGATCGTGCTCGGGGACCTCATCGAGATCGGGCCGGGCGACAAGGTCGCCGTCGACGGCACCTGCGCGGAGGCCGACGGGCTGGAGATCGACGAGTCGCTGCTCACCGGTGAGGCCGACCCGGTGGTCAAGCACGCCGGCGACCCCGTGATGTCCGGCAGCTTCGTGGTCGCGGGCAGCGGCGCCTTCACGGCGACCAAGGTGGGCCGGGAGGCGTACGCGGCCCAGCTCGCGGAGGAGGCCTCCCGGTTCACGCTGGTCCACTCCGAGCTGCGCAGCGGTATCTCCACGATCCTCAAGTACGTGACGTGGATGATGATCCCCACCGCCATCGGCCTGGTCATCAGCCAGCTCGTCGTGAAGCAGCACGGCTTCAAGGACTCCGTCGCGCGGACCGTCGGCGGGATCGTCCCGATGGTCCCCGAGGGCCTGGTCCTGCTCACTTCCGTCGCCTTCGCGATCGGGGTCATCCGACTTGGCCGAAAACAGTGCCTCGTGCAGGAACTCCCCGCCATCGAGGGCCTCGCCCGCATCGACACCGTCTGCCTCGACAAGACCGGCACCCTCACCGAGGGCGGCATGGACGTCACCGAACTGCGGCCGCTGGAGGGCGCCGACGAGCCGTATCTGCGCAGGGTCCTCGGCGCGCTCGGCGAGTCCGATCCACGGCCGAACGCCTCCCTCCAGGCGATCATCGCCGCCTACCCGGACAGCGAGGAGTGGCGCTGCACCCAGTCGCTGCCCTTCTCCTCCGCCCGCAAGTACAGCGGCGCCGGCTTCAGCGAGGGCAACGGCGAGTCGAGCACCTGGCTGCTCGGCGCTCCCGACGTGCTGCTGCCCGCCGGGGACGCGGCACTCGCCGAGACCGAGCGGCTGAACGAGGAGGGCCTGCGCGTACTGCTCCTCGCGCGGACCACCAAGGACCTCGACGACCCCGGCGTCGCCGAGGCGGCGCGGCCCGCCGCGCTGGTCGTACTGGAGCAGCGGCTGCGCCCCGACGCGGCCGACACCCTGCGCTACTTCGCCGACCAGGACGTCAAGGCGAAGGTCATCTCCGGCGACAACGCGGTGTCGGTGGGCGCGGTGGCCGGCAAGCTCGGGCTCACCGGCGAGGTCATGGACGCGCGCCGGCTGCCGGACGGGCCGCAGGAGATGGCGGAGTCCCTGGAGAAGGGCACGGTCTTCGGGCGGGTCACCCCGCAGCAGAAGCGGGACATGGTCGCCGCCCTGCAGTCGCGCGGGCACACGGTGGCGATGACGGGCGACGGCGTGAACGACGTGCTGGCCCTGAAGGACGCCGACATCGGGGTGAGCATGGGCTCGGGGTCCGAGGCGACCCGCGCGGTGGCCCAGATCGTGCTGCTCAACAACAGCTTCTCGACGCTGCCCTCGGTGGTCGGGGAGGGCCGCCGGGTCATCGGGAACATCACCCGGGTCGCGACGCTCTTCCTGGTGAAGACGGTCTACTCGGTGCTGCTGGCCGTCCTGGTCGTGTGCTGGCAGGTCGAATACCCCTTCCTGCCACGGCACTTGACCCTGCTGTCCACCCTGACGATCGGCATTCCGGCGTTCTTCCTCGCCCTCGCCCCCAACAAGGAGCGCGCCCAGCCCCACTTCGTGCGGCGGGTGATGCGGTACTCGATCCCGGGCGGGGTCGTCGCGGGTGTGGCCACCTTCGTGATGTACCTGATCGCACGCCACTACTACACGGGGGACGGCTCGCTGGAGGCGGAGACCAGCGCCGCGACGCTGACGCTTTTCCTGGTCTCGATGTGGGTGCTCGCGATCATCGCCCGGCCGTACACCTGGTGGCGGATCTGCCTCGTCGCCTCGATGGGCGGGGCGTTCGTGCTGGTGCTCGTGGTGCCGAAGCTGCAGCACTTCTTCGCGCTGAAACTGGTCGGCGCGACGATGCCGTGGGTCGCGGTGCTGATCTCGGTGGTGGCGGCGGCCGTCCTGGAGTTCCTGTGGAGGTGGGTGGACCGCCGCGTTCCCGCGTAG
- a CDS encoding aldo/keto reductase yields MKYTQLGRTGLKVSRLVLGTMNFGPQTDEADSHAIMDAALDAGINYFDTANVYGWGENKGRTESIIGNWFAKGGDRRDRTVLATKVYGNMGTEGAPWPNQDKLSALNIRRAVEASLKRLQTDYIDVYQFHHVDRSTPFEEIWQAIDVLVRQGKILYVGSSNFPGYKIAQANEIAARRGGTIGLVSEQCLYNLAERRAEMEVIPAAQEYGLGVIPWSPLHGGLLGGVIKKEVAGGRRASGRSADALANTAVRAQIQAYEDLLEKHGLEPGEAALAWLLTRPGVTGPIVGPRTAEQLESALRAAELELSEEVLEGLDEIFPGPGPSPEAFAW; encoded by the coding sequence ATGAAGTACACACAGCTCGGACGCACGGGGCTCAAGGTCAGCCGGCTCGTCCTCGGCACGATGAACTTCGGACCGCAGACCGACGAGGCCGACAGCCACGCCATCATGGACGCGGCGCTGGACGCCGGAATCAACTATTTCGACACGGCGAACGTGTACGGCTGGGGCGAGAACAAGGGCCGTACGGAATCGATCATCGGGAACTGGTTCGCCAAGGGCGGCGACCGCCGGGACCGCACGGTCCTCGCCACCAAGGTGTACGGGAACATGGGCACCGAGGGTGCTCCGTGGCCCAACCAGGACAAGCTCTCCGCCCTGAACATCCGGCGGGCGGTCGAGGCGAGCCTCAAGCGGCTCCAGACCGACTACATCGACGTGTACCAGTTCCACCACGTCGACCGGTCCACTCCCTTCGAGGAGATCTGGCAGGCGATCGACGTCCTCGTGCGGCAGGGGAAGATCCTCTACGTGGGGTCCAGCAACTTCCCCGGCTACAAGATCGCCCAGGCCAACGAGATCGCCGCCCGCCGCGGCGGCACCATCGGCCTGGTCAGTGAGCAGTGCCTCTACAACCTCGCCGAGCGCCGCGCCGAGATGGAGGTCATCCCGGCCGCGCAGGAGTACGGGCTCGGTGTCATCCCCTGGTCGCCGCTGCACGGCGGACTGCTGGGCGGCGTGATCAAGAAGGAGGTCGCGGGCGGCCGACGGGCGAGCGGCCGGTCCGCCGACGCCCTCGCCAACACGGCCGTACGCGCCCAGATCCAGGCGTACGAGGATCTGCTGGAGAAGCACGGCCTGGAGCCCGGAGAGGCCGCGCTGGCCTGGCTGCTGACCCGTCCGGGTGTCACCGGCCCGATCGTCGGCCCGCGCACCGCGGAGCAGTTGGAGTCGGCGCTGCGCGCGGCGGAACTGGAACTGTCGGAGGAGGTCCTGGAGGGTCTCGACGAGATCTTCCCGGGCCCGGGGCCGTCCCCGGAGGCGTTCGCCTGGTAA